The Acidimicrobiales bacterium genome includes a window with the following:
- a CDS encoding acyl-CoA synthetase, whose product MSDDADQNLQYPGRWAAEAPDRPAIVMAETGETVTFAELDAEANRISRVLDGLGIGPGDHVAFCLENRIEFLALTWGAHYAGCYYTAISSRLTADEIAYIVDDCGARAFVTSPYKADDVAEIAAATPNVEARFSIGGPIEDHACFEDAVAAQSADPLPDRTEGQDMLYSSGTTGRPKGVKSPLSGAPLGQASSISAMAEALFGATPGSVYLSPAPLYHAAPLRFCLGAHRLGCTVVVMERFDAEGALAAIQDHGATWSQWVPTMFVRMLKLPDEVRAAYDLSTLGSAIHAAAPCPVDVKRRMIEWWGPVLHEYYAGTEGNGLTYTNSVDWLAHPGTVGKALLGEVLILDDDGNEVPTGQEGGVYFRGNSDFEYHNDPEKTADAKLRPDTSTLGDVGRLDEDGYLFLTDRKAYMIISGGVNIYPQEAENILTMHPAVFDVAVIGVPNEDFGEEVKAVVQPVDLAAAGPELAAELVAFCRSQLADVKCPRSVDFRDELPRHPTGKLYKRLLKDEYWAGHQSRI is encoded by the coding sequence ATGAGCGATGACGCCGACCAGAACCTGCAGTACCCCGGTCGTTGGGCCGCTGAGGCTCCCGACCGTCCGGCCATCGTCATGGCGGAAACCGGTGAGACCGTGACGTTTGCCGAGTTGGATGCCGAGGCCAACCGCATCTCCCGGGTCCTTGACGGCCTGGGCATCGGGCCCGGTGATCATGTGGCGTTCTGCCTCGAGAATCGGATCGAGTTCCTAGCGCTGACCTGGGGCGCCCACTATGCCGGCTGCTACTACACGGCCATCTCGTCACGCCTGACGGCCGACGAGATCGCCTACATCGTCGACGACTGCGGAGCCCGGGCCTTCGTGACATCGCCTTACAAGGCCGACGACGTGGCCGAGATCGCCGCTGCCACCCCGAACGTCGAGGCTCGGTTCTCCATTGGCGGGCCGATCGAAGATCACGCCTGCTTCGAGGACGCGGTGGCCGCCCAGTCGGCCGACCCCCTGCCCGACCGGACCGAGGGTCAGGACATGCTCTACTCCTCGGGCACCACGGGTCGACCCAAGGGCGTGAAGTCGCCGTTGTCGGGGGCGCCGCTGGGCCAGGCCAGCTCGATCTCGGCGATGGCCGAGGCCCTGTTCGGGGCCACGCCCGGGTCGGTGTATCTGTCGCCGGCACCGCTGTACCACGCCGCTCCGCTCCGCTTCTGCCTGGGCGCCCACCGACTGGGGTGCACGGTGGTCGTCATGGAGCGATTCGACGCCGAGGGTGCACTGGCGGCCATCCAGGACCATGGCGCCACGTGGAGCCAGTGGGTGCCGACCATGTTCGTCCGGATGCTCAAGCTGCCCGACGAGGTACGGGCCGCCTACGACTTGTCGACGCTCGGTTCGGCGATCCACGCCGCGGCGCCCTGTCCGGTCGACGTGAAGCGCCGGATGATCGAGTGGTGGGGCCCGGTGCTTCACGAGTACTACGCGGGCACCGAGGGCAACGGCCTGACGTACACCAACTCGGTGGACTGGCTGGCCCATCCGGGCACGGTCGGCAAGGCCCTGCTGGGCGAGGTACTGATTCTCGACGACGACGGCAACGAGGTGCCGACCGGCCAGGAGGGTGGGGTCTACTTCCGGGGCAACTCCGACTTCGAGTACCACAACGACCCGGAGAAGACTGCCGACGCCAAACTTCGGCCCGACACCAGCACGCTGGGCGACGTGGGCCGACTCGACGAGGACGGCTACCTCTTCCTGACCGATCGCAAGGCGTACATGATCATCTCCGGGGGGGTGAACATCTACCCGCAGGAGGCCGAGAACATCCTGACCATGCACCCCGCAGTGTTTGACGTGGCCGTCATCGGCGTGCCCAACGAAGACTTCGGTGAGGAGGTCAAGGCGGTCGTCCAGCCGGTCGACTTGGCCGCCGCCGGACCGGAGCTGGCCGCCGAGCTAGTGGCCTTTTGCCGGTCCCAGCTGGCCGACGTGAAGTGCCCGCGCAGCGTGGACTTCCGTGACGAGCTGCCCCGTCACCCCACCGGGAAGCTCTACAAGCGCCTCCTCAAGGACGAGTACTGGGCAGGCCACCAGTCCCGCATCTGA
- a CDS encoding phytanoyl-CoA dioxygenase family protein — MEQEPVTDEQVQAFADDGVVCLRGAFGPDWIEPLRRGMDRALAGPSERRRIWDADDRGGTTTYDNQCWLHVPEYRDFAEHSPMAEIAGWLLGASAVNFFFDAVFVRTAGVRFRTPFHQDEPYWSVEGFDTCSAWMPLVPVARESALEFVRGSHRWEQRYRQENFGALTGDDRDQVRYGVADDGRVPFPDIEGDRDAYEILGWDMEPGDVAVFNARIIHGGSGNLAPDRELKVFNTQWLGDDVRVAFRPEGMDPDHREVMEAAGLGHGDRITSDLYPELWRREPAPT, encoded by the coding sequence ATGGAACAGGAGCCGGTCACCGACGAGCAGGTTCAAGCGTTCGCCGATGACGGCGTGGTTTGCCTTCGAGGGGCCTTCGGACCCGACTGGATCGAACCGCTTCGACGGGGTATGGACCGGGCGTTGGCCGGACCGTCTGAGCGACGCCGCATTTGGGACGCCGACGACCGGGGCGGTACGACCACCTACGACAACCAGTGTTGGCTGCATGTGCCGGAGTACCGGGACTTCGCCGAGCATTCGCCAATGGCGGAGATCGCCGGTTGGCTGCTGGGTGCCTCCGCGGTCAACTTCTTCTTCGACGCGGTGTTCGTGCGAACCGCCGGGGTCCGGTTCCGGACGCCGTTCCACCAGGACGAGCCGTACTGGTCGGTCGAGGGGTTCGACACCTGTTCGGCGTGGATGCCTCTGGTGCCGGTGGCCCGGGAGAGTGCGTTGGAGTTCGTCCGTGGTTCGCATCGCTGGGAACAGCGGTACCGACAGGAGAACTTCGGGGCTCTGACCGGCGACGACCGCGACCAGGTCCGGTACGGGGTCGCCGATGACGGACGGGTCCCTTTCCCCGACATCGAGGGGGACCGCGACGCCTACGAGATTCTGGGCTGGGACATGGAACCGGGCGACGTGGCGGTGTTCAACGCCCGGATCATCCACGGCGGCTCAGGAAACCTGGCGCCCGACCGTGAACTGAAGGTGTTCAACACCCAGTGGCTGGGCGATGACGTTCGGGTGGCCTTCCGTCCGGAGGGCATGGACCCCGACCACCGCGAGGTAATGGAGGCCGCCGGGCTGGGCCACGGCGACCGCATCACCTCCGACCTTTACCCGGAACTGTGGCGCCGGGAGCCAGCGCCGACCTGA
- a CDS encoding inositol-3-phosphate synthase: MSNPLDIAPATGRLGVLTPGMGAVASTFIAGVIAARQGLTAPIGSVSQMAHIRLGNRDADRNPLIREFVPLAELDDLVFGGWDPISPNVLEAARTCGVLEDKDLAPVSAELEGIVTMDAVFDQRWVKKLEGTRVKAESNKWDQAQALIADIERFRIENECDRLVMVWCGSTEAYQEASAVHDNVEAFEAGLRDDDENISPSQIYVYAALMSDVPFANGAPNLSVDLPCMIELAAHRGVPIAGKDFKTGQTLMKTLLAPGFKARMLGLRGWYSTNILGNRDGEVLDDPENFKTKEVSKLGVLDTILQPESYPDLYGNIDHVVRINYYPPRGDNKEGWDAIDIFGWMGYPMQIKVDFLCRDSILAAPIVLDLALFLDLAHRAGQSGVQEWLSFYLKAPQAATEAGPEHDLFIQQTKLKNTLREWMGEEPVTHSEVG, translated from the coding sequence ATGAGCAACCCTCTTGACATCGCACCCGCCACTGGCCGCCTCGGGGTCCTGACCCCCGGAATGGGCGCCGTGGCCTCCACCTTCATCGCCGGCGTCATCGCCGCCCGCCAGGGCCTCACCGCACCCATCGGGTCGGTCAGCCAGATGGCCCATATCCGACTGGGCAACCGCGACGCCGATCGCAATCCCCTCATCCGGGAGTTCGTGCCACTGGCTGAGCTCGACGACCTGGTGTTCGGCGGCTGGGATCCCATCTCGCCCAATGTGCTCGAAGCCGCCCGCACCTGTGGCGTGCTGGAGGACAAGGACCTCGCACCCGTCTCAGCTGAGCTGGAGGGCATCGTCACCATGGACGCCGTGTTCGACCAGCGCTGGGTCAAGAAGCTCGAAGGCACCCGCGTCAAAGCCGAGTCCAACAAGTGGGACCAGGCCCAGGCCCTCATCGCCGACATCGAGCGGTTCCGGATCGAGAACGAGTGCGACCGCCTGGTCATGGTCTGGTGTGGTTCGACCGAGGCCTACCAGGAGGCCAGCGCGGTCCACGACAACGTCGAGGCCTTCGAGGCCGGCCTGCGCGACGACGACGAGAACATCTCCCCCAGCCAGATCTACGTGTACGCGGCGCTCATGAGCGACGTACCGTTCGCCAACGGTGCCCCCAACCTGAGCGTCGACCTGCCCTGCATGATCGAGCTGGCCGCCCACCGTGGCGTGCCGATCGCCGGCAAGGACTTCAAGACCGGCCAGACGCTCATGAAGACGCTGCTGGCCCCCGGCTTCAAGGCCCGCATGCTCGGCCTGCGCGGCTGGTACTCCACCAACATCCTGGGCAACCGGGACGGCGAGGTCCTCGACGACCCAGAGAACTTCAAGACCAAGGAGGTCTCGAAGCTGGGCGTGCTGGACACCATCCTCCAGCCCGAGTCCTACCCCGACCTCTACGGCAACATCGACCACGTCGTACGGATCAACTACTACCCGCCGCGTGGCGACAACAAGGAAGGCTGGGACGCCATCGACATCTTCGGATGGATGGGGTACCCAATGCAGATCAAGGTCGACTTCCTCTGCCGCGACTCGATCCTGGCCGCACCGATCGTGCTGGACCTGGCGCTCTTTTTGGACCTCGCCCACCGGGCCGGCCAGTCGGGCGTCCAGGAGTGGCTGTCCTTCTACCTAAAGGCCCCGCAGGCCGCCACCGAGGCCGGCCCCGAGCATGACCTGTTCATCCAGCAGACCAAGCTGAAGAACACCCTGCGAGAGTGGATGGGCGAAGAGCCCGTCACCCACTCCGAGGTCGGCTGA
- a CDS encoding LysR family transcriptional regulator, which yields MDDPILPNLTVQQLEYLVAAAASPTRAAAAAALSVTPSALTQGLAELERRVGVPLFERHGRHTRLRPQATEVLAHARRVVAETRDLARWAETRRTGAAGVVRLGTIDAVAVHYRAEAIRRHRRAVPGLDLRLTVAPSGALFDALLVGDLDLVVCVEPTGPIAGVAMSPCLDESLYAYAPDGARAGPPEEWGPWVTYPRGSHTREVIAAGLAALGAPFAVVAESNQPEVLREMVRLGMGWAVLPAAQAEAGVEPLARVRRRPVGVRHLVVARRADVASDAAVDALAAVLTSG from the coding sequence GTGGACGATCCAATCCTCCCCAATCTCACCGTGCAGCAGCTGGAGTACTTGGTGGCTGCCGCCGCATCTCCCACCCGCGCCGCGGCTGCTGCTGCCCTCAGCGTCACCCCCTCGGCACTTACCCAAGGACTGGCCGAGTTGGAGCGACGGGTTGGTGTCCCCCTGTTCGAACGCCACGGCCGCCACACCCGGCTCCGACCCCAGGCCACCGAGGTGCTGGCCCACGCACGCCGTGTGGTGGCCGAGACCCGCGACCTGGCCCGATGGGCGGAGACACGGCGGACCGGGGCGGCCGGCGTTGTCCGGTTGGGCACCATCGACGCGGTGGCCGTTCACTACCGAGCCGAGGCCATCCGCCGGCACCGTCGGGCCGTCCCGGGTCTGGACCTGCGGCTAACCGTCGCCCCATCCGGTGCGCTGTTCGACGCCCTCCTGGTCGGCGACCTGGACCTGGTGGTGTGCGTGGAGCCGACCGGACCGATCGCCGGGGTAGCGATGTCGCCCTGCCTCGACGAATCGCTGTACGCCTACGCCCCGGACGGGGCCCGCGCAGGACCGCCTGAGGAGTGGGGTCCCTGGGTGACCTATCCCCGGGGTTCGCATACCCGCGAGGTGATCGCCGCAGGGTTGGCTGCCCTCGGGGCACCGTTTGCGGTGGTCGCAGAGTCGAACCAACCGGAGGTACTCCGCGAGATGGTCCGGCTGGGCATGGGCTGGGCCGTGCTGCCGGCCGCTCAGGCAGAGGCGGGAGTCGAACCGTTGGCCCGGGTACGCCGGCGACCGGTCGGGGTCCGCCATCTAGTGGTGGCCCGCCGGGCCGATGTGGCATCAGATGCGGCGGTCGACGCGTTGGCCGCCGTTCTTACCAGTGGATGA
- the glyA gene encoding serine hydroxymethyltransferase, whose protein sequence is MAWPVSRDDELFGYIDQEVERQNTTLQLIASENFASPAVLEASGSVLTNKYAEGYPGKRYYGGNVHVDEVEDLARERVKALFGADHANVQPHSGANANMSVYQALLDPGDTVLGLSLDHGGHLTHGSPVNASGKLYDFVSYGLTGSDERIDMDQLRDQARAARPKMIVAGATAYPRIIEPAPLREIADEVGALLMFDAAHIAGLIAGGVHPNPVPYCDIVTFTTHKTLRGPRGGCILSREEYAAAIDKSVFPGSQGGPLEHHIAAKAVAFREAADPSFAGYARQIVANASSLAAALVGHGFRLVTGGTDNHLMVVDLRTFDAEVTGAVAQNTLDRAGIVLNKNTVPDDPRSPFVTSGVRIGTPSTTTQGMVEAEMAEIADLMVRALRGRDDEAEIAAVRADVNALCARFPVYV, encoded by the coding sequence ATGGCCTGGCCTGTTTCTCGCGATGACGAACTCTTCGGCTACATCGACCAGGAGGTTGAGCGGCAGAACACCACGTTGCAGTTGATCGCCTCGGAGAACTTCGCGTCTCCGGCCGTACTGGAGGCCAGTGGGTCTGTCCTGACCAACAAGTACGCCGAGGGCTATCCCGGCAAGCGTTATTACGGCGGAAACGTCCACGTGGACGAGGTCGAGGACCTGGCTCGTGAACGGGTCAAGGCCCTGTTCGGCGCTGACCACGCGAACGTCCAGCCCCACTCGGGCGCTAACGCCAACATGTCGGTGTACCAGGCCCTCCTCGACCCGGGTGACACCGTCCTGGGCCTCAGCCTTGACCACGGTGGCCACCTCACCCACGGGTCGCCGGTCAATGCCAGCGGGAAACTCTACGACTTTGTGTCTTACGGGCTGACGGGCAGCGACGAGCGCATTGACATGGATCAACTCCGAGACCAGGCCCGGGCGGCCCGCCCCAAGATGATTGTGGCCGGAGCGACCGCTTACCCCCGGATCATCGAGCCGGCCCCCCTACGCGAGATCGCCGACGAGGTCGGCGCACTGCTGATGTTCGACGCCGCTCACATCGCCGGTCTAATTGCCGGCGGCGTACACCCCAACCCGGTGCCGTACTGCGACATCGTCACCTTCACCACCCACAAAACCCTCCGTGGTCCGCGTGGCGGGTGCATCCTGAGCCGCGAGGAGTACGCGGCGGCCATCGATAAGTCGGTCTTCCCCGGCTCTCAGGGTGGTCCGTTGGAACACCACATAGCGGCCAAGGCCGTGGCGTTCCGTGAAGCGGCTGACCCGTCGTTCGCCGGCTACGCCCGCCAGATCGTGGCCAATGCATCGTCGCTGGCCGCCGCCCTGGTCGGTCACGGCTTTCGTCTGGTCACCGGCGGGACCGACAACCACCTGATGGTCGTTGACCTACGGACCTTCGATGCCGAGGTGACTGGAGCGGTGGCCCAGAACACGCTGGACCGGGCGGGCATCGTCCTGAACAAGAACACCGTGCCCGATGACCCGCGTTCACCGTTTGTGACCAGTGGCGTGCGGATCGGCACCCCGTCGACCACCACCCAGGGGATGGTGGAGGCCGAGATGGCCGAGATCGCGGACCTCATGGTGCGGGCCCTTCGGGGCCGGGACGACGAAGCGGAGATCGCTGCGGTACGGGCCGATGTCAACGCCCTCTGCGCACGCTTCCCCGTCTACGTCTGA
- a CDS encoding MraY family glycosyltransferase, whose amino-acid sequence MPGIVPHLIVGAVAALATAAATPVVRRFAVGSGLVVAPDERSVHTAPTPSLGGPSMLGGLLAGVLTAWIVGDFSEVFAAPTEMLGVVSAAVVICVVGVIDDVRPVSPPAKVAGMVLAGSVLSLTGVSLVVLRIPFLDVVLLSPDLSALLTVVWVVLLVNALNLIDGLDGLAAGIVAIAAATFFLYALRLGDEGLLFEGNPGSMLAVIVVGICVGFLPQNVHPARIFMGDGGALLLGLLMAASTVSVGGRTEAAFSGQSFFFFAPVFIPVVILGVPLFDLAFAVVRRAATPGVRVTAADKDHLHHRLLRLGHGHRRAVLILWGWSALLSGFVLWPTYSGNGDAIVPMGIGAIGLLLFTVLHPRFRSATEPLSEEPVSGAPVPGEQV is encoded by the coding sequence GTGCCCGGGATCGTTCCCCACCTGATTGTCGGCGCGGTGGCCGCCCTGGCCACCGCCGCGGCCACGCCGGTCGTCCGTCGGTTTGCCGTCGGTTCCGGACTGGTGGTGGCGCCCGACGAGCGGAGCGTCCACACTGCGCCTACGCCGTCCCTCGGCGGACCGTCGATGCTGGGTGGGTTGCTGGCCGGCGTCCTGACGGCGTGGATAGTCGGCGACTTCTCCGAGGTGTTCGCCGCCCCGACGGAGATGCTGGGTGTGGTCTCGGCCGCCGTGGTGATCTGCGTGGTGGGAGTGATTGACGACGTCCGACCCGTCTCGCCCCCGGCCAAGGTGGCCGGCATGGTGCTGGCCGGCAGCGTCCTGTCGCTGACCGGTGTGTCCCTAGTCGTCCTGCGCATCCCGTTTCTGGACGTGGTCCTACTGTCCCCGGACCTTTCGGCGCTGCTGACAGTGGTTTGGGTGGTGCTCTTGGTCAACGCCTTGAACCTCATCGACGGCCTGGATGGGCTGGCGGCAGGGATTGTGGCCATCGCCGCTGCGACCTTCTTCCTGTACGCGCTGCGCCTGGGCGACGAGGGTCTCCTGTTTGAGGGCAACCCGGGCTCGATGCTGGCGGTCATTGTGGTGGGGATCTGTGTGGGGTTCCTGCCTCAAAACGTGCATCCGGCGCGGATCTTCATGGGCGATGGTGGGGCGCTGCTTCTGGGTCTTCTCATGGCCGCGTCGACGGTGTCGGTGGGTGGTCGGACCGAGGCGGCGTTCAGCGGCCAGTCCTTCTTCTTCTTCGCTCCGGTGTTCATCCCGGTGGTAATTCTTGGGGTGCCCTTGTTCGACCTGGCCTTTGCCGTGGTGCGTCGGGCCGCTACACCAGGCGTTCGGGTAACGGCGGCGGACAAGGACCACCTTCACCACCGTCTGCTGAGGCTGGGTCACGGCCACCGGCGTGCCGTGTTGATCCTCTGGGGCTGGAGTGCCCTGCTGTCCGGATTTGTGTTGTGGCCCACCTACTCGGGCAACGGCGACGCCATTGTCCCCATGGGCATCGGAGCCATTGGCCTCCTCCTGTTCACCGTGTTGCATCCCCGGTTCCGGTCGGCGACCGAGCCCCTCTCTGAGGAACCCGTCTCTGGAGCACCCGTACCGGGGGAACAGGTGTGA
- a CDS encoding AtpZ/AtpI family protein codes for MANDETREMRQGFGDAFAAAFELAATPAIFGFLGWLLDGRLGTTPIFTIVFTVVTLAYASYRLAHSYGENLELARAERRAAWQAEGPLL; via the coding sequence ATGGCCAACGACGAGACGCGCGAGATGCGACAGGGATTCGGCGACGCGTTCGCCGCGGCCTTCGAACTCGCGGCCACGCCGGCCATCTTCGGTTTCCTGGGTTGGCTGCTCGACGGTCGCCTCGGCACCACCCCTATCTTCACCATTGTCTTTACTGTCGTGACGCTGGCCTACGCCTCCTACCGACTGGCCCACAGCTACGGCGAGAACCTGGAGTTGGCCCGCGCCGAGCGTCGGGCCGCCTGGCAGGCTGAGGGTCCGCTGCTGTGA
- a CDS encoding ATP synthase subunit I translates to MNDASPVNELESMDPATETAIARDLTRRAIWVAPAFLLVGLLGWGLDGLLSSALALVLVAVNFRLGAAIITRAAQISINALYGSVLGGYVARLALMTAVVLVVKAVGLLATVPFAITLLVTHLGLLAWESRHVAMTLAAPGLKPTK, encoded by the coding sequence GTGAACGACGCTTCCCCTGTCAACGAGCTCGAATCCATGGATCCGGCCACCGAGACTGCTATCGCCCGCGACCTGACCCGGCGGGCGATCTGGGTTGCTCCGGCCTTCCTGCTGGTCGGCTTGCTCGGCTGGGGCCTCGACGGCCTTCTGTCGTCGGCACTGGCCCTCGTGCTGGTGGCCGTCAACTTCCGTCTGGGTGCCGCGATCATCACCCGGGCCGCACAGATCTCCATTAACGCTCTGTACGGCTCCGTCCTCGGTGGCTATGTGGCCCGTCTTGCCCTGATGACTGCCGTCGTGCTGGTGGTCAAGGCCGTCGGCCTGCTTGCCACCGTGCCGTTCGCCATCACCCTGCTCGTCACCCATCTCGGCCTTCTGGCATGGGAATCCCGGCACGTCGCCATGACGCTCGCCGCTCCCGGCCTGAAGCCCACCAAGTAG
- the atpB gene encoding F0F1 ATP synthase subunit A codes for MNVLALDFPPVSHLFEWPDILFSGTAYAINKTVLIYLAAVVITAAIFLLAGRKTGSLVPAGIQHVAESGVTFIEESVVMETIGEEGKKFMPFLTTMFFFILFSNIFEVIPGIQFPANSRMAIPITLALVVWVIYNVVGIRSQGLGGYLKNSLFPPGVPVALYLIVTPIELVSTFVVRPFSLAIRLWANMVAGHLLLVTFAVLTHTLWSSTYVGAVAPFAMLTMMTGFEILVSVLQAFIFTILTAVYIGGSLHPAH; via the coding sequence GTGAACGTGCTCGCACTCGACTTCCCGCCGGTCAGCCATCTCTTCGAGTGGCCTGACATCCTCTTCAGCGGGACCGCCTACGCCATCAATAAGACGGTGTTGATCTATCTGGCAGCCGTGGTGATCACCGCGGCCATCTTCCTGCTGGCCGGCCGCAAGACTGGTTCGCTGGTTCCGGCCGGCATTCAGCACGTCGCCGAGTCCGGTGTGACCTTCATCGAGGAGTCGGTGGTCATGGAGACCATCGGCGAGGAGGGCAAGAAGTTCATGCCCTTCCTGACCACGATGTTCTTCTTCATCCTCTTTTCGAACATCTTCGAAGTGATTCCGGGCATTCAGTTCCCGGCCAACAGCCGGATGGCCATCCCCATCACGCTGGCGCTCGTCGTGTGGGTCATCTACAACGTTGTGGGCATCCGCTCTCAGGGCCTCGGCGGCTACCTGAAGAACTCGCTTTTCCCCCCGGGCGTGCCCGTGGCCCTGTACCTGATCGTGACGCCCATCGAGCTGGTGTCGACCTTCGTCGTGCGGCCCTTCTCGCTTGCCATCCGGCTCTGGGCCAACATGGTTGCCGGCCACCTCCTGCTGGTCACCTTCGCCGTGCTGACCCATACCCTCTGGTCGTCCACCTACGTCGGCGCCGTGGCCCCCTTCGCCATGCTGACCATGATGACCGGCTTCGAGATTCTGGTGTCGGTCCTGCAGGCTTTCATCTTCACGATCCTGACCGCCGTGTACATCGGCGGCTCCCTCCATCCCGCACACTGA
- the atpE gene encoding ATP synthase F0 subunit C, which yields MLNVLAQTAAGEMLEGLKAIGAGLGYGLAAIGPGVGIGTVVGNAISSMARQPESAGMVRTTMFLGIAFTEALALIGFVVFILLMP from the coding sequence GTGCTGAACGTTCTGGCGCAGACGGCAGCTGGTGAGATGCTCGAGGGCCTCAAGGCCATCGGTGCCGGCCTCGGTTACGGCCTTGCGGCCATCGGCCCGGGTGTCGGCATCGGCACCGTGGTTGGCAACGCCATCTCTTCGATGGCCCGCCAACCCGAGTCGGCCGGCATGGTCCGGACCACGATGTTTCTCGGCATCGCCTTCACAGAGGCGCTCGCCCTGATCGGTTTCGTCGTCTTCATCCTCCTGATGCCCTGA
- the atpF gene encoding F0F1 ATP synthase subunit B, giving the protein MNNRRTRLLVAPLFALLGFVAFAGPASASGESVGSCMAHHLDEAVEANNGDLHETLEDHHVQDELEKCFEAPSPILPELNEVIWGGSAFLILFVLMVKKGFPAVKGAMDARAEKIRSDLDAAEQAKTDAQSVQADYEARLADSKSEASRLIDEARGAADQVKADLMARHEAELADLRTRAAADIESSRTQAIADLRAEVAGIALGAAERVVQSSLDAEVQGRLIDAYIDEVAGSNG; this is encoded by the coding sequence ATGAACAACCGACGGACCCGCCTGCTGGTGGCCCCGCTGTTCGCCCTTCTGGGGTTCGTGGCCTTCGCCGGCCCGGCCTCGGCATCGGGTGAGAGCGTGGGTTCCTGTATGGCCCACCATCTCGACGAGGCGGTCGAGGCGAACAACGGGGATCTACATGAGACCCTCGAGGACCACCACGTCCAGGACGAGCTGGAAAAGTGCTTCGAAGCACCCAGCCCGATCCTGCCGGAGCTGAACGAGGTCATCTGGGGCGGTTCCGCTTTCCTGATCCTGTTCGTGCTCATGGTCAAGAAGGGCTTTCCGGCCGTGAAGGGCGCGATGGACGCCCGGGCCGAGAAGATCCGAAGCGACCTCGACGCCGCCGAGCAGGCCAAGACTGACGCCCAGTCTGTCCAGGCCGACTACGAGGCACGTCTGGCCGATTCCAAGTCCGAGGCTTCGCGCCTCATTGACGAGGCCCGTGGAGCAGCTGACCAGGTCAAGGCCGACCTGATGGCCCGCCACGAGGCGGAGCTCGCCGACCTCCGGACCCGGGCAGCCGCTGACATCGAGTCGTCGCGGACCCAGGCCATTGCCGACCTACGGGCCGAGGTGGCCGGGATCGCCCTCGGTGCCGCCGAGCGTGTGGTCCAGTCCAGCCTCGACGCGGAGGTGCAGGGCCGTCTGATCGACGCCTACATCGACGAGGTGGCCGGCAGCAATGGCTGA
- the atpH gene encoding ATP synthase F1 subunit delta → MADPTVSGYADALFAVAAAEGDLAAVEDELFRFAQALRSDGELYSTLADQSVPVSRRQQIVEDLLGGKASATTTALISMVVGAGRAAELPAIVDALVERSAASRNKAVATVRSAVDLTADQRDRLAAAINTRTGKAVEIKVVIDPTVLGGVVTEIGDDIIDGSVRRRLNQLRESFR, encoded by the coding sequence ATGGCTGACCCGACGGTGTCCGGCTACGCCGACGCATTGTTCGCCGTCGCCGCGGCAGAGGGTGACCTCGCCGCGGTGGAGGACGAGTTGTTCCGTTTCGCCCAGGCCCTCCGGTCTGACGGTGAGCTGTACTCGACCCTGGCTGACCAGAGCGTGCCGGTGTCCCGTCGCCAACAGATCGTCGAAGACCTGCTGGGTGGTAAGGCCTCGGCCACCACGACGGCCCTCATCTCCATGGTGGTCGGTGCCGGTCGAGCCGCCGAACTTCCCGCCATCGTGGATGCACTGGTCGAACGCAGCGCCGCTTCACGAAACAAGGCCGTGGCCACCGTGCGATCGGCGGTCGACCTGACCGCTGATCAGCGGGACCGCCTGGCCGCCGCCATCAATACCCGTACCGGCAAGGCCGTCGAGATCAAGGTCGTCATCGACCCGACGGTCCTCGGTGGCGTAGTCACCGAGATCGGCGACGACATCATCGACGGCAGCGTCCGACGCCGCCTGAACCAGCTTCGCGAGAGCTTCCGCTAG